gacctttctctctctctctctctctctctctcacacacacacacacacacacacacacactgtctaactctgcctgtccaaaaaataaaaacaaaaacagtattgAGATACCTCAGCAAtctcaatatagacctaccatatgacccagcccttaaggtattcggatttggctgaagagcccatgagagtattttaggcatggaaagccaagacactctggaaaaaaaagaagacctaaatgaaagatctctgtgagtgagatcccagtggaaaaaatggggccatcaaagaaggaggtacctttctctgaagagaggagagaacttccactttgactatgaccttgttggaataagatcgaagttggcgaaccctaaaggcttccatagctttggcaactcgtgataagagcctagggagatttctgacgccataaacaagagtgtcaaattgttaagtcaacaacaggagtcactgtgtacttacgtctcttgtgggatttgtccttaatgtgttgtccaatgtgaagtaatgctataactagtactgaagcagtatttttacactttgtgtttctgtgtgggtgcaaactgatgaaatctttacttacgatatatactgaatcgatcttcggtatataaagataattgaaaatttaaaaaaaactgttttaaattggacattgcatagaaaattaatcaatttttaaaaaatatcatgtaggatctctgtccttaatgtgctatacattgtgatttaatgctataactagtactcaaacagtatgtttcactttgtgtttctatgtgggtgcaaactgttgaaatctttacttaatatatactaaattgatcttctgtatataaagagaattgaaaatgaatcttgatgtgaatggaaggggagagggagggggagaggggagggttgcgggtgggagggaagttatggggaggggaagccattgtaatccataaactgtactttggaaatttatattcattaaataaaagttttaaaaaaagaaaaagaaaatagatttcaggaaaatacaaagtttaataatctgaaaaaaatagatattagtaaaaagTAATAATAGAAATAGGAGAGTGaataggaagaagggtgggagtgtgggtgggagggagggtgtggtgggaaaaatcactatgttcctaaagttgtattgatgaaatgcatgaagttaaataaaaggtttctggggtaaaaacattttaaaaatacaaaaaagacccctaccttacaccttatagaaTAATCCACTGGCGGCTGGGGCACTGTggtataaagctgccacctacagtgctggcatcccaaatgggtgctggttaaagACCCAGatacttcatttccaatccagctctcagctgtggcctgggaaagcagtggaaaatggcccaagctcttgggcccctgcacccgcttgggagacctgcatggctcctggctttggattgccacagctccagccattgtggccaattttgagtgaaccagtagatggaagactctctctctctctctctctctctccctccctccctccctccctccctctctccttctctccctctctcccttcctctccttctctctctggaactctgactttcaaataaataaataaatcttaaaaaaatgaaaaatccacttaacatggatcaaaaacctaaatctatgactttatatcatcaaattactgaagaacactggggaaactgcaagacactggcaaaggcaaagacttcttggaaaagatcccagaagtacAAGATGAAGCTGAGAAACATCTGCACTGTCAAAGAAACacccagcaaaatgaagagacaaccaacgGAATGGGAAGAGATATTTGCAAACCAGAAAACTGTTaagggattaatattcagaatctataaagagctgaagaaactcaacaacaacaaagcaaacaatccagttaagaaatgagccacagacttgaacagacattgttcaaaataagaaattcaaatggccaacagacatgaaaaaatgctcaggatcactagctatcagggaatgcaaatcaaaaccacaatgaggtttcaccataCCTGTTagattggctttcatacagaaatcaacaaacaacacatgctggcaaggatgtgggggataAATTATCTTGGTCCTTGTTGGGAATGTATACTGGTCtagccactctggaagacagtatggagatacctcaggaatcagaatatagacctaccatatgttccagcaatcccactccttggaatttacccaaacaaaataaaatcagcatatgaaggagttatctTTACCCCAAATTTTATTGCAACTCAAATCATAATGgataagataaggaatcaacacagatgtccatcaactgatgactgcataaagaaatcgtggcatatatacattatggaatactactcagtgatttaaaaaatgaaatcctgtgttttgcaacaaaatggatgcaactggaaaccattatacttagtgaaataagccaggcccataAAGACAGATACCACATGTTTAACCTGATCTGTGCTaaccaatagagtacctaaaaaagtaatctataggagtgaaatggacattttgaaatttgatgatggTTTACAGCCCCTGTCGCtaccattgaggaacagtttttttttttcttcatactatttgttgaactctttacttagtgtagggttagtctTATGAGtagaaagtaaactgaaaatagagctttataaaaattaatatgggaataggagagggaggaggaagaaggatgggaacaAGGGCAGGAGGGATTTTAGGGTAGGAAGTataattatgttcctaaatctatataccttaaataaaactgaaaaaatgtttctaaaaagtCCTATTGGAATTTTGAGTGGGATTGTATTGTATTAACTTTGTGCATTAATCTGTGGGAGAAGAAACACTTTTAAAATAGTTGAGTTCCATGCCATTTTGGTGACTGACCTGGTACAGCTTGCAAATGGTCCGCAAGACGCAGACGACGCGCAAGTTGATGGGCAGCAAGGCACTGCGCAAGCAGCTGACCACCAAGGCGGCCCACaagagcgcgccggccacgggcGGCGTGAGGAAGCCGCACCGCTACTGGCCTGGCACAGTGGCACTGCGCAAGATCCAGCGCTACCAGAAGTTGACCAAGCTGCTGATCTGCAAGCTGCTGTTCCAGCGCCTGGTGCGCGAGATCGTACAGGACTTCAAGACCAACCTGCGCCTCCAGAGCTTGGCCGTCATGGCGCTGCAGGAAGCGAGCGAGGCCTACCTGGTGGGCCTGTTCAAGGACACCAACCTGTGTGCCATCCACGCCAAGCGCGTCACCATCATGCCCAAGGACATCCAGCTCGCGTGCCTAAGTGTCCCGCTCGGCTCAgctccaacccccccccccccatcaaagGCTCTTCTAAgagccataaaaaaaaattaaaaaaaaaatagttgagttCTCTATAGCAACATATTCAACTCCCAACTTATTCAAGTTTTCTTTTGCCTTTAAACATTTCTTCATAAACTATTTTTACATCATTTGATAGATTTATTACTAGGTAATTTCTAAAatcaaatgtttttatatttctaaatttgtTATTACTATTATAGGAATCATAATACTGTTTTTATCTATAAACATGCTGAATATTCATAGTTTATTATTTGTATTGGATCTTCTGTTTATAcagatattattataaataatgaaaagttTGCCTCATTCTTTCCCATCTTTACAcatcttatttcatttctttggctAGGAGCAATAATATTAGGCAACTTTGCCTTTTTCACATTAATGGAATTTCTTCTAATGCTATTTCATATCTGTTCGTGTACTATTTCTTTCAGATCTCTGAATGAAAAAGgatgctcctcttttttttttttccacaggcagagtggatagtgagagagagacagagagaaaggtcttcctttttgccattggttcaccctccaatgaccgctgcagccagcgcatctcgctgatccgaagccaggagccaggtgcttctcctggtctcccatgcgggtacagggcccaagggcctgggccatcctccactgccttcctgggccatagcagagagctggcctggaagaggggcaa
Above is a genomic segment from Lepus europaeus isolate LE1 chromosome 2, mLepTim1.pri, whole genome shotgun sequence containing:
- the LOC133747906 gene encoding histone H3-like, which produces MVRKTQTTRKLMGSKALRKQLTTKAAHKSAPATGGVRKPHRYWPGTVALRKIQRYQKLTKLLICKLLFQRLVREIVQDFKTNLRLQSLAVMALQEASEAYLVGLFKDTNLCAIHAKRVTIMPKDIQLARKFPRFG